TTCAGCGATGGAAACAATGAAAATCCATGACGTCACCCCCAACGACCTGCCCTGGAAGATCCGCTACGACGCCAGTCGCTGCACCCTCTGCGGCTCCTGCGTCGCCGCCTGCTCCTTCCGGGCCATCGAACCGAAGGTGGAGCGGCGGCGCATGGTCTTCTCGGAAGGCGACCTGCCCGAGCCGAAGCAGCGCTTCAGTGCCGTGCCGGTGATCCGCCAGGCCCATTCGGTCAAGAACTACTGCCGCGGCTGCGGCATCTGTGAGAAGGTCTGCCCCAACGACGCCATCGGCCCGGTGCGCAATCAGGACACCCGCCACCCGATCGTCACCCGCTGTCTGGCCGGCGACTCGATCAAGCGCGGCGGCCGCAAAAACCTGGAAGCAACCGTGCGCACCCTCGACAAGCTGCGGGTCGGGCGCATTTCGCAGATGACCGACCCCTCACTCGATGCCCAGCGGCACACCTTCGACATGCTCGCCCCCTTCGGCCGCATCCTGCCGGCCGGCAAGCTGCCGCTCAAGATCAATGAGCAGGGGCTGCTGGTCTCCGACGGCCAGGCGCCGCCGGTGCGTTGGATCTACCCGGTGGTGATCGGCGACATGTCGATCGGTGCCCTCTCCTGGCGCATGTGGGAAGGGGTGGCGATGGCCACCGCCTATCTCAACGAGGAGTGTGGCCTGCCGGTGCGGATGTGCTCCGGCGAGGGGGGCGTGCCGGTACGCCTGCTGAAATCCAAATATCTGAAGTACATGATCCTGCAGATCGCCTCCGGCCACTTCGGCTGGAACCGTATCGTCAAGGCGATGCCGTACATGACCGAGGATCCCGCCGGTGTCCTCATCAAGATCGGCCAGGGGGCCAAGCCGGGCGACGGCGGCCTGCTCATGGCGCAGAAGGTGGCCGAGCACATCCAGGCGATCCGCGGCGTGCCCAAGGCCGACCTGCTCTCCCCCCCCAA
The window above is part of the Desulfuromonadales bacterium genome. Proteins encoded here:
- a CDS encoding glutamate synthase-related protein; the protein is METMKIHDVTPNDLPWKIRYDASRCTLCGSCVAACSFRAIEPKVERRRMVFSEGDLPEPKQRFSAVPVIRQAHSVKNYCRGCGICEKVCPNDAIGPVRNQDTRHPIVTRCLAGDSIKRGGRKNLEATVRTLDKLRVGRISQMTDPSLDAQRHTFDMLAPFGRILPAGKLPLKINEQGLLVSDGQAPPVRWIYPVVIGDMSIGALSWRMWEGVAMATAYLNEECGLPVRMCSGEGGVPVRLLKSKYLKYMILQIASGHFGWNRIVKAMPYMTEDPAGVLIKIGQGAKPGDGGLLMAQKVAEHIQAIRGVPKADLLSPPNHQGLYSIEESVQKMFLSFNAAFKFRVPVAIKVAASSTSVSVFNNLVRDPYNIVGGFFLDGIDGGTGAAHEVSLDHTGHPIVSKLRDCYLAAVAQGRQGQIPLWAAGGLGRTGDLAADAFKMIALGANGVFTGRLILQMAGCVGNDMGRCNACNTGLCPAGITTQEPALAHRLDPEKVAQNIVNYFLAMDQELKKLMAPIGNSSLPVGRSDALVSTDRGVAERLQIQYVC